A single window of Granulicella cerasi DNA harbors:
- a CDS encoding DUF882 domain-containing protein: MNFPSRPAFSLFATKFLAAFTLFGSLTLASGCGIERHTEAMTATAAVEPSPEGQKYELRLHHLHTGESIDVVYRIGDAYVPAAIDELNHFLRDHRTEAASHYDPKEFDTLHAVLAKLNRPDATIDIVCGYRTPWSNNFLRTRGGHVKPKVTGVAEHSQHMLAKAIDIRVPGVNTRTLRDAALSLHAGGVGYYPTSQFVHVDVGPVRQWSFGGRHSREG; this comes from the coding sequence TTGAATTTTCCCTCCCGGCCCGCTTTCTCTCTGTTTGCCACGAAGTTTCTCGCAGCTTTCACGCTTTTCGGCTCGCTCACCCTTGCCAGCGGTTGTGGCATCGAGCGCCACACCGAAGCGATGACCGCCACCGCCGCCGTTGAGCCTTCGCCCGAAGGCCAGAAGTACGAACTCCGTCTGCACCATCTCCACACCGGCGAGAGCATCGACGTCGTTTACCGCATTGGCGATGCGTACGTGCCAGCGGCGATTGATGAGCTGAACCACTTCCTTCGCGATCACCGCACGGAAGCCGCCAGCCACTACGATCCCAAGGAGTTCGACACGCTGCACGCCGTGCTGGCGAAGCTGAACCGTCCGGACGCGACGATCGATATCGTCTGCGGCTACCGCACGCCCTGGTCGAATAACTTCCTGCGCACCCGCGGCGGGCATGTGAAGCCGAAGGTGACCGGCGTGGCTGAGCACTCGCAGCACATGCTGGCGAAGGCCATCGATATCCGCGTTCCCGGCGTGAACACGCGCACCCTGCGCGATGCCGCGCTGAGCCTGCACGCCGGCGGCGTAGGCTACTACCCGACCAGCCAGTTCGTGCACGTGGACGTCGGCCCGGTGCGCCAGTGGAGCTTTGGCGGACGCCACTCGCGCGAAGGTTAA
- a CDS encoding alpha/beta hydrolase family protein, with protein MLSGLYAKWMYAWETALTTRDENRIERPLEWGFDRLPSVGGDEMAARVERGEISGLDAMIELNERIVANPEAYFSYTTPTDFRIEQHHPQLFPTNVRPETLEQEREWHRRAEVGELRKEPFLRFTSAVHTKYPENDTVNARWYEATPRPGKPKQAMIVMPQWNADAFSHNAFCEMFKWWGISSLRLSKPYHDARRPAELERSDYAVSANVGRTLEANRQAVADIRSCIDWLQSQGYEQIGVLGTSLGSCYAFLAAAMDARIQVCAFNHASTWFGDVVWEGQSTRHIRSAFEHSGLTQDLTRKILAGASPMSYMDRFAAHPKRALVVHATYDLTFPLEFSLDVLKNFKEHNIDFVSRVLPCGHYTTGEFPYKYMDGYFVGHFIWSSFKRLHERSA; from the coding sequence ATGCTGTCTGGGCTGTATGCAAAGTGGATGTACGCGTGGGAAACTGCGCTGACGACGCGTGATGAAAACCGCATCGAGCGACCGCTCGAGTGGGGCTTCGATCGCCTGCCCTCCGTAGGCGGAGACGAAATGGCCGCGCGCGTCGAGCGGGGCGAGATCTCCGGCCTCGACGCGATGATCGAGCTGAACGAGCGCATCGTCGCCAACCCCGAGGCGTACTTCAGCTACACCACGCCGACAGACTTCCGCATCGAGCAGCATCACCCGCAGCTCTTCCCCACCAACGTCCGCCCCGAGACGCTCGAGCAGGAGCGCGAGTGGCATCGCCGCGCCGAAGTGGGCGAGCTGCGCAAAGAACCGTTCCTGCGCTTCACCTCTGCGGTGCACACGAAGTATCCCGAGAACGACACCGTGAACGCGCGCTGGTACGAAGCCACGCCGCGCCCCGGCAAGCCGAAGCAGGCGATGATCGTGATGCCGCAGTGGAACGCTGACGCGTTCTCACACAACGCCTTCTGCGAGATGTTCAAGTGGTGGGGCATCAGCTCGCTGCGGCTCTCCAAGCCGTACCACGATGCGCGCCGCCCGGCTGAGCTGGAACGCTCCGACTACGCGGTGAGCGCGAACGTCGGTCGCACACTCGAAGCCAACCGCCAGGCTGTTGCCGACATTCGTTCCTGCATCGACTGGCTGCAGTCGCAGGGCTATGAGCAGATCGGCGTGCTCGGCACGAGCCTCGGAAGCTGCTATGCATTCCTCGCAGCAGCGATGGACGCGCGCATTCAGGTCTGCGCGTTCAACCATGCCTCCACGTGGTTTGGCGATGTGGTGTGGGAAGGCCAAAGCACGCGACACATTCGCTCGGCGTTTGAGCACAGCGGCCTCACCCAGGACCTCACACGCAAGATCCTCGCTGGCGCAAGCCCCATGAGCTACATGGACCGCTTCGCCGCCCACCCCAAGCGTGCGCTGGTCGTGCACGCGACCTACGATCTGACCTTCCCGCTGGAGTTTTCGCTGGATGTGCTGAAGAACTTCAAGGAGCACAACATCGACTTCGTTTCGCGCGTGCTGCCCTGCGGGCACTACACCACGGGCGAGTTCCCGTACAAGTACATGGACGGCTACTTCGTCGGGCACTTCATCTGGAGCAGCTTCAAGCGGCTGCACGAACGCAGCGCATAG
- a CDS encoding LPS-assembly protein LptD, giving the protein MTKSAPPPVTDAITPQQPSAELPDLNEIPRAVPFVRTLTPEDKAVFESDTQSRHGDLVLLAGNVEIKYHGRTLRADSVTYNVATGQMTADGHVHVTSDENDESLTATHGSYNLKTGLGRFYEVSGSVGMRGGASTAGSTPTAFLFKGKMVVKSAPTRYDVYDGWVTSCELPKPDWELSSHHIWMDGERAAASNTTFRLINVPVLFLPYVTHPTDMTARQSGLLVPVISQSSTKGIVIGEGAYIVLGRSADLTAGFEYFSSRGFSEFGTFRYKGRGMDFASAHFSALQDRGYYDNYNHYINQGGEDVTAAFRRDFNAKWRGVGEAEYLSSYIYREAFNNNFNQAVSSDITSLMYLSRTSNGYVADARFERYQGLKRVSYINTAGVTIPGEEVRIFHAPQFEFNSIDHHIANTPLLWKVNSSFGGLKRIQPNFTDHGVVQRFDLSGELAAPFHAEGWNGTASVIARETVYSHSRKSPYGAAATPVELNDPVNRASLEMKVDLRPPAIERTFEVPEKLQKFFGTEMRHTVEPEIQYRNVRGIDNFLSILRFDDVDLAANTDELEYGLTQHLYFRPRPKKDAKPVSPECEAEQEKLDAEGTPSAFADAAGDSFLPTNDGNGIASADDTAAAPPLRSHHGHNNCAVQKPQQQEWFSWKLAQKHFFDPTFGGAVINSRRNVFDSTLSLSGIAFLTEARDISPLISRMRLRTSSHTDIAWDFDLDPGAKRFTSSNVYIDAHEGQWFGGLSFADLNAPGRFYSIQINSTNNTGTLTSSANSTFAQMRVLGGYGTPTKPGFSAAANAGLDLRLDSLQYGSLQTNYNWNCCGVSVEYRKYELGSTRNEGVFRFSFTLINIGTAGNLRRQERIF; this is encoded by the coding sequence GTGACGAAATCGGCACCTCCTCCCGTAACCGATGCGATAACGCCGCAGCAGCCCTCCGCAGAACTGCCTGATCTCAACGAGATACCCCGCGCTGTGCCCTTCGTGCGGACGCTCACACCCGAGGACAAGGCCGTCTTCGAGAGCGATACGCAGTCGCGCCACGGCGACCTAGTCCTGCTTGCCGGCAATGTCGAGATCAAGTACCACGGCCGCACCCTGCGCGCCGACTCCGTGACCTACAACGTCGCCACCGGCCAGATGACCGCCGACGGACACGTGCACGTCACCAGCGATGAAAACGACGAGAGCCTGACCGCGACCCACGGCAGCTACAACCTGAAGACCGGCCTCGGCCGCTTCTACGAAGTCAGCGGCTCGGTCGGAATGCGCGGCGGAGCTTCGACCGCCGGCTCCACGCCCACGGCGTTCCTCTTCAAGGGCAAGATGGTGGTCAAGAGCGCTCCCACGCGCTACGACGTCTACGACGGCTGGGTGACGAGCTGCGAGCTGCCCAAGCCTGACTGGGAGCTCAGCTCGCACCACATCTGGATGGACGGCGAACGCGCCGCGGCCTCCAACACGACCTTCCGGCTGATCAACGTGCCGGTGCTCTTTCTGCCCTACGTAACGCACCCGACGGACATGACCGCGCGCCAGAGCGGGCTGCTCGTACCGGTGATCAGCCAGTCGTCCACGAAGGGCATCGTCATCGGCGAGGGGGCCTACATCGTGCTCGGCCGCTCGGCAGACCTCACCGCGGGCTTTGAGTACTTCTCCTCGCGCGGCTTCTCCGAGTTCGGCACCTTCCGCTACAAGGGTCGCGGCATGGACTTCGCCAGCGCGCACTTCTCTGCCCTGCAGGACCGCGGCTACTACGACAACTACAACCACTACATCAACCAGGGTGGCGAAGACGTCACCGCCGCCTTCCGCCGCGACTTCAACGCGAAGTGGCGCGGCGTGGGTGAAGCCGAGTACCTCAGCTCGTACATCTATCGCGAGGCGTTCAACAACAACTTCAACCAGGCCGTCAGCTCCGATATCACTTCGCTGATGTATCTCTCGCGCACCTCGAACGGCTACGTTGCCGACGCGCGCTTCGAACGCTATCAGGGCCTGAAGCGCGTGTCATACATCAACACCGCGGGCGTGACGATTCCCGGCGAAGAAGTACGCATCTTCCACGCGCCACAGTTCGAGTTCAACTCGATCGATCACCACATCGCCAACACGCCGCTGCTCTGGAAGGTGAACTCCTCCTTCGGCGGCCTGAAGCGCATTCAGCCCAACTTCACCGATCACGGCGTCGTGCAGCGCTTCGACCTCTCCGGTGAACTTGCAGCGCCGTTCCACGCTGAGGGCTGGAACGGTACGGCTTCGGTCATCGCCCGCGAAACGGTCTATAGCCACAGCCGCAAGTCTCCCTACGGCGCGGCGGCCACGCCGGTGGAGTTGAACGATCCCGTCAACCGCGCTTCGCTGGAGATGAAGGTCGACCTGCGTCCGCCAGCGATCGAACGAACCTTTGAAGTTCCCGAGAAGCTGCAGAAGTTCTTCGGCACCGAGATGCGCCACACCGTCGAGCCGGAGATCCAATATCGCAACGTGCGCGGCATCGACAACTTCCTCTCGATCCTCCGCTTCGATGATGTGGACCTCGCCGCGAACACCGACGAACTCGAGTACGGCCTGACGCAGCATCTCTACTTCCGCCCGCGTCCGAAGAAGGACGCCAAGCCCGTCTCGCCCGAGTGCGAAGCCGAGCAGGAGAAGCTGGACGCAGAGGGCACGCCCTCTGCCTTCGCCGATGCTGCAGGCGACTCCTTCCTGCCGACCAACGATGGCAACGGCATCGCCTCTGCGGATGACACCGCAGCCGCACCGCCACTGCGCTCGCACCACGGACACAACAACTGCGCCGTGCAGAAGCCGCAACAGCAGGAATGGTTCTCGTGGAAGCTTGCGCAGAAGCACTTCTTCGACCCCACCTTCGGTGGCGCGGTCATCAACAGCCGCCGCAACGTCTTCGACTCCACGCTCTCGCTCTCCGGCATCGCGTTCCTCACCGAAGCTCGCGACATTTCGCCGCTCATCTCGCGCATGAGGCTGCGCACCTCGTCACACACCGACATCGCGTGGGACTTCGATCTCGACCCCGGTGCGAAGCGCTTCACCAGCTCGAACGTGTACATCGATGCGCATGAAGGCCAGTGGTTCGGCGGCCTCTCCTTTGCAGACCTCAACGCACCCGGTCGCTTTTACTCCATCCAGATCAACTCGACGAACAACACCGGCACGCTCACCTCATCGGCGAACTCCACCTTTGCGCAGATGCGCGTGCTGGGCGGCTATGGCACGCCGACGAAGCCCGGCTTCTCCGCCGCGGCCAACGCAGGACTCGACCTGCGACTCGACAGCCTGCAGTACGGCTCGCTGCAGACGAACTACAACTGGAACTGCTGCGGCGTCTCCGTGGAATATCGCAAATACGAACTCGGCTCGACGCGTAACGAAGGCGTCTTCCGCTTCTCCTTCACGCTGATCAACATCGGCACGGCGGGCAATCTGCGGCGGCAGGAACGCATCTTCTAG
- a CDS encoding MFS transporter, which produces MAEAGSPPPTAESKTVTRNSMVAWQYGEFRSLALARFIGTTGAEAQAVAVAWHVYQLTHSALALGYTGLALFLPGMLFVLPAGHVSDLFDRRRVLLICYLAQILASAGLLWLTLRGVSSVWPVYGFLFLIGTGRSFAGPAQQSLLPLLVPKEHFLNAVTWNASIFKTANMLGPMVGGILFTLPLARWIPAIGRLQGAPIVYCVALAAFVLFMVCISFVHPREAAEKRGFSLDSALDGLRYVLSTRLLLGSISLDLFAVLFGGATSLLPIYAEQVLHGQATTLGLLRAMPSLGALGMSLYLSMRPLQRQAGKKMLWSVTIFALATIIFGISRSIPLSCCALFLLGAFDMVSMVVRGSILQLATPAEMRGRVSAVNMLFLGASNELGEYESGLTAHWWGAVRAVIFGGIASLSIVGLWAVFFPALRSVDRLTADDLKRAEEQFATTEPIN; this is translated from the coding sequence ATGGCAGAAGCTGGTAGTCCTCCCCCCACGGCTGAATCCAAAACGGTTACGCGCAACTCGATGGTCGCCTGGCAGTATGGCGAGTTCCGCTCGCTGGCGCTGGCACGCTTTATCGGCACCACCGGCGCAGAGGCGCAGGCCGTTGCCGTCGCGTGGCATGTGTACCAGCTCACGCACTCCGCGCTGGCGCTCGGCTACACGGGCCTCGCGCTCTTCCTGCCGGGTATGTTGTTTGTGCTGCCCGCGGGCCATGTTTCCGATCTCTTTGACCGCCGCCGCGTGTTGCTGATCTGCTACCTCGCGCAGATCCTCGCGAGCGCCGGTCTGCTCTGGCTCACGCTGCGCGGCGTCAGCAGTGTCTGGCCGGTGTACGGCTTCCTCTTTCTCATCGGTACGGGCCGTTCGTTTGCCGGCCCTGCGCAGCAGTCGTTGCTGCCGCTCCTGGTGCCGAAGGAGCACTTCCTCAACGCGGTCACCTGGAACGCGAGCATCTTCAAGACCGCAAACATGCTTGGCCCGATGGTTGGCGGCATTCTCTTCACCTTGCCGCTGGCGAGGTGGATCCCCGCAATCGGTCGCCTGCAGGGCGCGCCGATCGTGTACTGCGTGGCCTTAGCGGCGTTCGTGCTCTTCATGGTCTGCATCTCGTTCGTGCATCCGCGCGAGGCCGCAGAGAAGCGCGGCTTCTCGCTGGACTCCGCGCTCGACGGCCTGCGCTACGTATTGAGCACGCGTCTGCTGCTCGGCTCCATCTCGCTCGATCTTTTCGCGGTACTCTTCGGCGGCGCAACGTCGTTGCTGCCCATCTACGCCGAGCAGGTACTGCACGGCCAGGCCACAACGCTGGGCCTGCTGCGTGCGATGCCGAGCCTCGGCGCGCTGGGTATGTCGCTTTATCTGTCGATGCGTCCGCTGCAACGGCAGGCGGGCAAGAAGATGCTGTGGAGCGTCACGATCTTCGCGCTGGCCACGATCATCTTCGGCATCAGCCGTTCGATCCCGCTGAGCTGCTGTGCACTCTTTCTGCTCGGTGCGTTTGACATGGTGAGCATGGTGGTGCGCGGCAGCATCCTGCAACTCGCCACACCTGCGGAGATGCGTGGCCGCGTGTCGGCGGTGAACATGCTCTTCCTGGGCGCGTCGAACGAACTCGGCGAGTATGAGAGCGGTCTCACAGCACACTGGTGGGGCGCGGTGCGCGCGGTGATCTTCGGCGGCATTGCCAGCCTGTCGATCGTGGGCCTGTGGGCCGTGTTCTTCCCGGCGCTGCGCAGCGTCGACCGCCTGACGGCCGACGACCTGAAGCGCGCCGAAGAGCAGTTCGCCACGACAGAGCCGATTAATTAG
- a CDS encoding RDD family protein, with product MGGAAQREEMADESQYLRTGTEGGAASPLKSAVAERLAAHRNRRAAEQASIEAREARAMAQAEQTRKESRRGASKVRDAVAARYQQSQSYREFLAAEAERALQQAQAEAEVAARTMRAVAEAQQKLLDELATYDDRPEPMLVESPRRVMEAAPEPTRAEVRSELAHELADIVLGARELIAEPTGLSIVELAPEPQPHKPVPGVSVKMHEGLAQQKFEGARIQHVVEQDTDELADLEDEIAFRQAPEFAPMTLDATPIPANIIEFPRQLIAPRKARPRLAEGPLVDESPAEPQLRIFEVEAEQVSYEPEPVRDWHGAAEWQSVVLDSAAPMPQHTPEEAQAQLTFQPQPASLERRAMAVAVDALYIATSFVLFAGMVSYFVGPSLTELKPTLLAGFSAVVLAVFYLGYQFLFSTFTDATPGMRYARIALCTFGDDYPSRKAIRRRIGANLLAACPLGLGFAWVLMDGDRLGWHDRISRMYRRAY from the coding sequence ATGGGCGGAGCAGCGCAGCGCGAAGAGATGGCCGACGAAAGCCAATATTTGCGTACCGGCACGGAAGGTGGAGCGGCAAGTCCGCTGAAATCCGCCGTGGCCGAACGTCTGGCCGCTCACCGCAATCGCCGCGCCGCCGAGCAGGCCTCCATTGAGGCTCGCGAAGCCCGCGCGATGGCGCAGGCCGAGCAGACCCGCAAGGAAAGCCGTCGTGGCGCCTCCAAGGTGCGCGACGCCGTCGCTGCCCGCTATCAGCAGAGCCAGAGCTACCGTGAATTTCTCGCCGCCGAAGCCGAGCGTGCGCTGCAGCAGGCGCAGGCCGAAGCGGAAGTGGCTGCCCGCACCATGCGCGCCGTCGCCGAAGCCCAGCAGAAGCTGCTGGACGAGCTGGCCACCTATGACGATCGCCCTGAGCCGATGCTCGTGGAGTCGCCGCGACGGGTGATGGAAGCTGCTCCTGAGCCGACGCGCGCGGAGGTGCGCAGCGAACTCGCGCATGAGCTGGCTGACATCGTGCTGGGTGCGAGGGAACTGATCGCCGAGCCGACGGGGCTGTCGATCGTCGAGCTGGCTCCTGAGCCGCAGCCGCACAAGCCGGTTCCGGGCGTATCGGTGAAGATGCACGAGGGCCTGGCGCAGCAGAAGTTTGAAGGCGCGCGCATTCAGCATGTCGTCGAGCAAGACACCGACGAACTCGCTGACCTCGAAGACGAGATCGCCTTCCGTCAGGCACCGGAGTTCGCTCCGATGACACTGGACGCCACGCCGATCCCGGCCAACATCATCGAGTTTCCGCGCCAGTTGATTGCGCCGCGCAAGGCACGCCCGCGTCTGGCAGAAGGGCCGCTGGTCGACGAGTCGCCGGCCGAGCCGCAGCTTCGCATCTTCGAGGTAGAAGCCGAGCAGGTTTCGTACGAGCCGGAGCCGGTGCGCGACTGGCATGGTGCTGCCGAATGGCAGAGCGTCGTGCTGGACAGCGCCGCGCCCATGCCGCAGCACACGCCCGAAGAAGCTCAGGCGCAGTTGACCTTTCAGCCGCAGCCGGCTTCGCTGGAGCGCCGCGCGATGGCCGTTGCGGTAGACGCACTCTACATTGCGACGAGTTTTGTACTCTTCGCCGGTATGGTCAGCTACTTTGTTGGACCTAGTCTGACGGAGTTGAAGCCTACTCTGCTGGCGGGATTTTCTGCGGTTGTTCTCGCGGTTTTCTACCTCGGCTATCAGTTCCTTTTTTCGACCTTTACGGACGCAACGCCCGGTATGCGCTACGCACGTATCGCTCTCTGCACCTTTGGCGACGACTATCCGTCGCGCAAGGCGATTCGTCGCCGTATTGGCGCCAATCTGCTGGCGGCCTGTCCGCTGGGGCTGGGTTTTGCATGGGTGTTGATGGATGGTGACCGCCTCGGCTGGCACGATCGCATCTCGCGCATGTATCGCCGCGCCTACTAG
- the murQ gene encoding N-acetylmuramic acid 6-phosphate etherase, protein MSKPLEDLASLTTEQRNPRSLHLDDMPTSEMLNVINDEDATVAGIVRGQIPQIARAIDGMAERMNRGGRIFYIGAGTSGRLGVLDASECPPTFSVPADLVQGIIAGGDSALRLSSEHSEDSREQGAQELQNAGFAIDGKPDTLLGIAASGRTPYVLGAMEYARSKGGLVLGLSCVANSPVAQAADIAITPVTGPEVVTGSTRMKAGTATKLVLNMLSTGVMVRTGATYGNLMVNVRATNAKLVDRAERIVAEATGASSEEAAEALRAAGMIVKTAIVMLQRKLTREDAEAALAKAHGVLRDVLG, encoded by the coding sequence ATGAGTAAGCCTCTGGAAGACCTCGCCTCACTGACCACCGAACAGCGCAACCCGCGCTCGCTGCATCTCGACGACATGCCGACGAGCGAGATGCTCAACGTCATCAACGATGAGGACGCGACCGTTGCCGGCATCGTGCGTGGACAGATCCCGCAGATCGCCCGCGCCATCGACGGGATGGCCGAGCGCATGAATCGCGGCGGCAGAATCTTCTACATCGGCGCAGGCACCAGCGGACGCCTCGGTGTGCTCGACGCCAGCGAGTGCCCGCCGACCTTCTCCGTTCCTGCCGATCTCGTGCAGGGCATCATCGCAGGCGGCGACAGCGCGCTGCGGCTTTCCAGCGAGCATTCAGAAGATTCGCGCGAGCAAGGCGCGCAGGAGTTGCAGAACGCAGGCTTCGCCATCGACGGCAAGCCGGACACCTTGCTCGGCATCGCCGCCAGCGGACGCACGCCCTACGTGCTCGGCGCAATGGAATATGCGCGCAGCAAAGGCGGTCTCGTACTCGGACTGAGCTGTGTGGCAAACTCGCCGGTCGCACAGGCTGCAGATATCGCGATCACGCCCGTCACCGGCCCCGAGGTCGTCACCGGGTCCACGCGCATGAAGGCGGGCACAGCGACGAAGCTCGTGTTGAACATGCTCTCCACCGGCGTGATGGTGCGCACCGGCGCAACCTACGGCAACCTGATGGTGAACGTGCGCGCGACGAACGCGAAACTTGTCGATCGCGCCGAACGCATCGTGGCCGAAGCGACGGGTGCCAGCAGCGAAGAGGCTGCAGAAGCCCTGCGCGCGGCGGGGATGATCGTAAAGACCGCGATCGTCATGCTGCAGCGCAAGCTCACGCGCGAAGACGCCGAAGCGGCCCTGGCAAAGGCGCACGGTGTATTGCGTGACGTGCTGGGCTAG
- the alr gene encoding alanine racemase, giving the protein MKTVKSWIEISRAALATNFAAIREVVGADVEVLPVVKADAYGHGAAGVAAALVEAGSQWLGVTDTEEGLQVRETVGAATQLLAMVGMEAEDADTIVMANLTPCIWTAAHVQWLEEAATAQQGDVRVHLEVETGMARQGAAPGEELREVLQALQQAKHVVLDGVMTHLSESEVRDSAITRAQLERFDAALTQVHEHALQPRWIHLGNSSSIDEASTLAWIQQRAASLRAASFHARAMVRPGYATYGHCLPLSGNGEAHLAAKLTPALTWKTRIIGLRTIEAGRTVGYGSTFVAQAPMQLALLPVGYSDGFRRAASSGLGNGWVMIHGQRANVVGRVSMNLLVVDVTAIANASIGDEVTLLGEGVTAEDHAIWANTIGYEILCGIKARAILK; this is encoded by the coding sequence ATGAAGACAGTGAAGAGTTGGATTGAAATCTCCCGAGCGGCACTCGCGACGAACTTCGCAGCGATCCGCGAGGTCGTCGGCGCAGACGTTGAAGTGCTGCCCGTCGTGAAGGCCGACGCCTATGGCCACGGCGCCGCCGGCGTGGCTGCGGCGCTCGTCGAGGCAGGCTCGCAGTGGCTCGGTGTGACCGACACCGAAGAAGGCCTGCAGGTACGCGAGACCGTGGGAGCTGCTACGCAATTGCTCGCGATGGTGGGCATGGAAGCCGAGGACGCCGACACGATCGTCATGGCCAACCTCACACCGTGCATCTGGACCGCCGCGCATGTGCAATGGCTCGAAGAGGCCGCGACCGCACAACAAGGCGACGTGCGCGTTCATCTCGAAGTCGAAACCGGAATGGCACGGCAAGGCGCTGCCCCGGGCGAAGAGCTCCGCGAGGTACTGCAGGCGTTGCAGCAAGCGAAGCATGTGGTGCTCGACGGCGTGATGACGCATCTCTCCGAGAGTGAGGTGCGTGACTCTGCGATCACGCGTGCACAGCTTGAGCGCTTCGACGCCGCACTCACGCAGGTACACGAACACGCGCTGCAGCCGCGCTGGATCCATCTTGGCAACAGCTCGTCGATTGACGAAGCCTCAACGCTTGCATGGATTCAACAACGCGCCGCAAGCTTACGCGCCGCAAGCTTCCACGCGCGCGCCATGGTGCGCCCCGGCTACGCAACGTACGGCCACTGCCTGCCCCTCAGCGGCAACGGCGAGGCCCATCTCGCAGCGAAGCTCACACCCGCGCTCACGTGGAAGACACGCATCATTGGCCTGCGAACCATCGAGGCCGGTCGCACCGTCGGCTACGGCTCCACCTTCGTCGCGCAGGCGCCGATGCAACTTGCGCTGCTGCCCGTGGGCTACTCCGACGGCTTCCGCCGCGCCGCGTCCTCAGGCCTCGGCAACGGCTGGGTGATGATTCACGGCCAACGCGCGAACGTTGTGGGGCGCGTGTCGATGAACCTGCTCGTCGTCGATGTCACCGCCATCGCGAACGCAAGCATCGGCGATGAAGTCACGCTGCTCGGCGAAGGCGTCACCGCCGAAGACCACGCAATCTGGGCCAACACGATCGGCTACGAGATCCTCTGCGGCATCAAGGCCCGCGCGATCCTCAAGTAA
- a CDS encoding GGDEF domain-containing protein, protein MRSWQLDPLHLFLAASTINLVFALAVGIIACVDRRARGMKWFSASSFMLLTSTTFRLWHARNESPIWDVRISAWVLLSYALMSIGVYWFCERRPVRHARMKVLLLLGVCGLALLVPGKAAFPIFALLRGVTCAILLWCGWMFWRPRVRALRKTTRISAVIVVMLAILLMLFPVIKLGALTPYTMWLLDFLRSAATVCSLALQLSFVSLYVMDNNTRLLEETRRDVLTGLHNRRAFEEQAQISVDHAVTRDQSLALLMIDLDDFKALNDRWGHSCGDQSLKLVGGALRGALSNEKLAARIGGEEFAVLLENCDLERAKDKADGLRELIESLELYSGANRITITASIGVSLLLPGEVVWHDLLQRADAALYGAKSRGRNCVVVSSDTTAPLPAAGETSAWNRIFRGGLSL, encoded by the coding sequence ATGCGCTCGTGGCAACTGGACCCGCTGCATCTGTTTCTCGCAGCTTCCACCATCAATCTCGTTTTTGCGCTCGCCGTAGGCATCATTGCCTGCGTAGACCGGCGTGCGCGCGGGATGAAGTGGTTCTCGGCATCCTCGTTCATGCTGCTCACGTCGACGACGTTTCGGCTGTGGCATGCGCGCAATGAGTCGCCGATCTGGGATGTCCGCATCTCGGCCTGGGTGTTGCTCTCGTATGCGCTGATGTCGATCGGGGTGTACTGGTTCTGTGAGCGTCGCCCTGTGCGTCACGCTCGCATGAAGGTGTTGCTGTTGTTGGGTGTGTGTGGCCTCGCGCTGCTGGTGCCGGGGAAGGCGGCATTCCCTATCTTTGCGCTGCTGCGTGGAGTGACCTGCGCCATTCTGCTGTGGTGCGGTTGGATGTTCTGGCGTCCGCGCGTACGTGCGCTGCGCAAGACCACCCGCATTTCCGCCGTGATCGTAGTGATGCTGGCGATTCTGCTCATGCTTTTCCCGGTGATCAAGCTGGGAGCGCTGACGCCGTACACGATGTGGCTGCTGGACTTCCTGCGCTCCGCGGCAACGGTTTGCTCGCTTGCACTCCAGCTCAGCTTCGTTTCGCTCTATGTGATGGACAACAACACGCGCCTGCTCGAGGAGACGCGTCGCGATGTGCTCACCGGGCTGCATAACCGCCGCGCTTTCGAAGAACAGGCGCAGATTTCAGTCGACCACGCGGTAACGCGAGACCAGTCGCTCGCGCTGTTGATGATCGACCTCGATGACTTCAAGGCTCTGAACGATCGCTGGGGTCATAGCTGTGGCGATCAGTCGTTGAAGCTCGTCGGAGGAGCGCTGCGAGGCGCGTTATCGAACGAGAAGCTCGCCGCGCGCATCGGTGGCGAGGAGTTCGCGGTCCTGCTGGAGAACTGCGACCTCGAGCGCGCGAAAGATAAGGCCGACGGCCTACGCGAGTTGATTGAAAGCCTCGAGCTCTACAGCGGCGCCAATCGCATCACGATCACGGCTTCGATCGGCGTAAGCCTGTTGCTGCCCGGCGAGGTCGTGTGGCACGACCTGTTGCAGCGCGCCGACGCCGCGCTCTACGGAGCGAAGTCGCGGGGGCGCAACTGCGTGGTCGTTTCGTCGGACACCACCGCTCCGCTGCCCGCAGCGGGAGAGACCTCGGCCTGGAACCGCATCTTCCGCGGCGGCCTTTCGCTCTGA